One segment of Solanum lycopersicum chromosome 1, SLM_r2.1 DNA contains the following:
- the LOC101256045 gene encoding serine/threonine protein phosphatase 2A 57 kDa regulatory subunit B' beta isoform-like, with translation MTNFLDSETEEMLSLISYCSFTDPQESPSLQDLKRLKLIQLLSIIKTLIRPLDDQVLSPLFIMLSSNLFRPLPPPIHSAVSVLLDDDDLISNPTPSWPHLQIVYDIFLRIVSRTSVESLRIYIDHAFLLSLLTLFQSEDQRERDNLKNVFHRIYSKLTFYRPFMRKTMHDVFLHYVFETDQRHPGIGELLEIWGTIINGFSVPLKEEHKFFLNRVLVPLHKPKGMQVYHRQLTYCVSQFVQKEPELGEVVIRGILKYWPITNCQKEVLFIGELEELVETVDPQLYKELALPLCTKITKCLNSWNSQVAERALYVWNNEQFWKMLSQAMEEVFPVLVEGMEKNLQGHWSKSVKELTENVKGMLEALAPFLYSKCLLQLEIQEASERIEEMRRKEIWEKIENAAM, from the exons ATGACAAATTTTCTTGATTCTGAGACAGAGGAAATGCTTTCTCTAATATCTTACTGTTCTTTCACTGATCCACAAGAATCCCCTTCACTACAAGATTTAAAGAGGCTAAAACTCATCCAACTCCTTTCCATCATCAAGACTCTCATTAGACCACTTGATGATCAAGTACTGTCACCCCTTTTCATAATGTTGTCATCTAATCTTTTTAGGCCTCTCCCTCCACCAATTCATTCTGCCGTCTCAGTATTACTGGATGACGATGATCTTATCAGCAATCCAACACCCTCCTGGCCACATTTGCAAATAGTTTACGACATTTTCCTCAGGATTGTCAGTAGAACAAGTGTTGAATCGCTTCGTATCTACATAGACCATGCTTTCCTCCTTAGTCTCCTCACGTTGTTCCAATCTGAAGATCAAAGAGAACGCGACAACTTAAAGAATGTGTTCCACAGAATCTATTCAAAGTTAACATTCTACAGACCATTCATGAGAAAGACTATGCATGATGTATTCTTGCACTATGTTTTCGAGACTGATCAAAGGCACCCTGGAATCGGAGAGCTTCTTGAAATATGGGGCACAATTATAAATGGATTTAGTGTTCCTTTGAAAGAAGAACACaagtttttcttgaatagaGTTCTTGTCCCTTTGCATAAACCAAAAGGGATGCAAGTTTATCATAGGCAGTTGACTTATTGTGTATCTCAGTTTGTGCAAAAAGAGCCTGAGCTTGGTGAGGTTGTTATAAGAGGCATATTGAAGTACTGGCCAATTACCAATTGCCAGAAGGAAGTTCTGTTTATCGGTGAATTGGAAGAACTTGTGGAGACTGTTGATCCACAATTGTACAAGGAACTTGCCCTGCCTTTGTGCACCAAAATTACCAAGTGTTTAAACAGTTGGAACTCGCAG GTTGCTGAACGCGCATTGTATGTGTGGAACAATGAGCAATTCTGGAAGATGTTATCACAAGCAATGGAAGAAGTCTTTCCAGTTCTAGTGGAAGGGATGGAGAAGAACTTGCAAGGACATTGGAGCAAAAGTGTTAAGGAATTGACGGAGAATGTGAAGGGAATGCTGGAAGCTCTAGCACCATTTCTCTATTCCAAGTGCCTTCTACAGCTTGAAATCCAAGAAGCCAGTGAACGCATAGAAGAGATGAGAAGGAAAGAAATTtgggaaaaaattgaaaatgcagCAATGTGA
- the LOC101246771 gene encoding probable polyamine transporter At1g31830, with translation MEAEKYSSLSRGANFTKLSFVPLTFLIFYGVSGGPFGVEDTVRAAGPFLALVGYLIFPIVWSIPESLITAELSTMFPENGGYVVWVSKSFGPYWGFQLGWVKWMSGVVDNALYPVLFLDYIKSSVPALANGLPRTIVIVALVIALTYLNYRGLTIVAWVATVLAIFTLLPFLIMGVIALPKLEPSRWFVMDLENVQWGLYLNTLFWNLNYWDSVSTMAGEVEDPGKTIPKALFYALPLVVSVYFFPLLFGTGAVPLHRDLWSDGYFSDIAKIIGGVWLRWWVQGASAVSNMGMFLAEMSGDSYQLLGMAERGMLPEFFAKRSHYGTPFISILFSASGVVLLSCLSFQEIVAAENFMNCFGMILEFLCFVKLRIKYPAASRPYRIPLGTIGSILICLPPTLFLLVVIALCSFKVMIVSFLAILVGLIMQPCLIYCDKKKWLSFSVSSDLVELQTNYHQVVEA, from the coding sequence ATGGAGGCAGAAAAATATTCGAGTTTATCTAGAGGAGCGAACTTCACCAAGCTTTCATTTGTTCCTCTTACATTTCTTATATTCTATGGTGTTTCTGGTGGTCCTTTTGGAGTTGAAGATACTGTCCGTGCAGCCGGTCCATTTTTAGCACTTGTTGGCTATTTAATTTTTCCTATTGTATGGAGCATTCCAGAGTCTCTAATAACTGCAGAATTATCCACTATGTTCCCCGAAAACGGAGGATATGTTGTTTGGGTTTCAAAGTCTTTTGGTCCGTATTGGGGATTTCAATTAGGATGGGTGAAATGGATGAGTGGTGTAGTTGATAACGCATTGTACCCTGTTTTATTTTTAGACTACATTAAATCTTCTGTCCCAGCATTGGCAAATGGTCTACCAAGAACAATCGTCATTGTTGCTTTGGTTATTGCACTTACATATTTGAACTATAGAGGTTTAACTATTGTTGCTTGGGTTGCTACAGTATTAGCGATATTTACTCTCCTTCCTTTTCTAATAATGGGAGTTATCGCGCTTCCTAAGTTGGAACCTTCAAGATGGTTTGTTATGGATTTAGAAAATGTACAATGGGGATTGTATCTAAATACACTTTTTTGGAATTTGAATTATTGGGATTCAGTGAGTACTATGGCAGGGGAAGTGGAGGATCCTGGCAAAACAATTCCTAAGGCTTTATTCTACGCACTTCCTTTAGTTGTCTCTGTTTACTTTTTCCCTCTTTTATTTGGCACGGGAGCTGTTCCGTTGCATCGTGATCTTTGGAGTGATGGTTATTTCTCGGATATTGCTAAGATCATTGGAGGAGTATGGTTAAGATGGTGGGTTCAAGGGGCTTCGGCTGTGTCAAATATGGGAATGTTTTTAGCTGAGATGAGTGGTGACTCATATCAGCTTTTGGGAATGGCAGAACGGGGGATGCTTCCTGAATTTTTTGCAAAGAGATCGCATTATGGAACCCCTTTTATCAGTATTTTGTTTTCTGCATCAGGTGTTGTGCTGCTGTCTTGCCTTAGTTTTCAAGAAATTGTGGCTGCTGAGAACTTCATGAACTGTTTCGGAATGATTTTGGAATTTCTATGTTTTGTCAAGTTAAGGATAAAATATCCAGCAGCATCAAGACCTTATAGGATTCCACTAGGAACAATTggttcaattttaatttgtctGCCGCCAACAttatttcttcttgttgttatAGCCCTGTGTTCATTTAAGGTCATGATTGTCAGTTTCTTAGCTATTCTTGTTGGCCTTATTATGCAGCCTTGTCTAATCTATTGTGACAAGAAGAAATGGTTAAGTTTCTCTGTTAGCTCTGATCTTGTAGAACTACAGACCAATTATCATCAGGTTGTTGAGGCTTAA